The genomic segment ACTATTAAATCTGACATCTTTCACTTTTGATAGATTTTTAAAGCTGATCCTATGTGGTTGGTTGAAAAGATCTGTCTATCAGTAGAGAAAACCAATCTGCTCCTTCCTGCGATGGAATACAGCATCAAAATTAGAAACATGTTTGGAGAAAAAGCTTCTGCTGATAAAGCCAAGAAAGCTACCCTGTGTCCCAACATCATCACTCCAGACACCATTCCTGAGTTCTGCATCCCACCTAAAATCTCAAGTCCATTGGAAGTGAAGACTGTGGAGCAAGGAAAGCCAACTCCATGCATCATGGTTTCTTGCAGTGAAAGTTGCAGCTCAAAGAGTGAGATTCCCTTCCGAGAACTGATCAATAGTCACATCATCCAAGTCGAGAGTGTGGATGATGGGCCATGCAACAAAGGTTGTAGTGATGAGGATAACACCAATGCAGACCCCCAGAGCCAGGCCGCTCTCTCTTTGCCCCACTTGGCCAAAGCCCAGACGTGCTATGGCTTCTGCACACTGCTAGAGAGCCCACACACCAGAAGGAAGGAGTCCCTGTTCCACAATGATCCCAATTCCTGTGGGATTCCACTGCTTCTGTCTAGGAGCAGGTCTGATATATGCTCCAGATCTTCTTCATCTCCTGTTTTCCCAGCCTCCACCTCACCCTCCTCCTTCAGTCTGAACAACTTCACCTCTAGACTGACACGGAAGAGCTTTGGTCTGCACAGGCAAGGCACGCAGGACAGTGACACCACCTCCTCAGCTGAATCCTCACCATTCAGCTCTCCTCTCCTGGCCAGATCATTACCTAAACCTTCTCTTTTCAAAACCCTCAGCCATGAGAAGCTACTCTCCTATAATATCCAGAAGACCACTGTTTCCAGGAACAACTCCCTGTCAACGGATGAAGCCAGCTCCACAGATAACAGCCCTAACGTCATGAGGAGATCATCAGAGGTACTCATAGAACCTCTTTCCTCAAGCTTTGGCCTGGCACCTCCTGCCATCTTCCCCTTGGACTTGGTTCTGCACAGGGAACTGGTGATGAAGGAAAGCCTGGTGCCAGTAGGAAGGGATGGGACCCTGCGTCTTTCAGCAGAATACTGTCCAGAGAACCAGAGACTCCGGGTCCGACTCATCAGCGCTGAGGGGCTGTACTCTCTCTCTGTGGAACCTAAGAGCATAAACTGCAGCATCAGTCTTTCCCTAATGCCTGGGAAATTCCAGAAACAGCGTAGCACTGTCATTAGGAAGAGCCGTAATCCAATCTTCAATGAGGACTTTTTCTTTGATGGCATAACTGAGGAGGACCTCAGCCACTGGTCACTGAGATTTAAAGTAGTCAACAAAATGTCCACCATGAAAAGAGACTATATTTTGGGCACTTGTGATCTTCCTCTGACTTGTATTGTCAATgtttaaaaagaaaattgaacttTCTATATTTATTTGATTTGTTAAGATTCATTATTTATTTACACTTTTATAATGCCAGAGATTTTATTTCTATTAAAAAGTTGAAAAGCAaatttgcttctctctctctctctatctctctctctctctctgtttctcaagAGCTCAATGGGAAAAGGGGTTCATTGAAAGAAGTGATAATTTATTCACAGCTAAACCAACCTCTATGAATAGAAACAGTGCAGCCCTAAAAGCTTCTTTGCAGCCTTAATGGCTTGCATTACTGTTTCTGGAAAAATAAAATGTCCATGATCAGACCCACTCATTAATGTAATAAGACTCATGTAATGTAATAAATTATCATAATCATAGAGTCATGCACTCATTACAAACATGAATAGAGACACCTATACCGGTATGAACTAATTTAATACATTTGTCTGGCCAGTTGCATCACctcttctacaaccccaattccataaatttgggacactgtaaagcatttaaaaaaaaaaccaaacaacccAGAATATAACagtcaacaaaagactgaaaaagttgtgtaatgctaaaaaaaaaaaaaaagaacttaatTTGGTGCATTGGCaaaaggtcagtaacatgattggatataaaaagagcatcccagagaggcggagtctctcagaagtaaagatggggaggggttcaccactctgtgaaagactgcgtgggcaaacagtgcaacaatttaagaataacattcctcaatgtaaaattgcaaataatttggggatcacatcatctatggtccataatatcattaaaagatttagagaatctggagaaatctctgtatgcaagagacaaggctgaaaactgacattggatggctgtgatcttcaggccctcaggcgacactgcattaaaagcagacacgtgtctgtagtggaaatcactgtatgggctcaggaacacttcagaaaaccatagtctgtgaaaacagttcattactgcattcacaaatgcaagttaaaatcaaatataaacaatatccagaaacactgccaccttctctgggcccgagctcttttaagatggactgaggcgaagtggaaaactgtcctgaggtctgatgaatcaaaagtagaaattctttttagaaatcatggacaccacgttctCCAGGTtaaagaagagagggaccatccggcttgttatcagtgtacagttcaatagccagcatctgtgatagtatgagggtgcattagtgcacatgacatgggtagcttgtacatctgggaaggcatcgttaatgctgaatgatacacatttcagagcaatatgctaccatccagacaaaatctttttagggaaggccttccttctttcagcaagacaatgccaaactgctttctgaacatattaaaactgcatggctccatagtaaaagagtctgggtgctaaagtggcctgcctgcagtccagacctgtctcccattcaaaacatttggcacattatgaaatgcaaaatacgacaaaggagaccccaaactgttgagcagctgaaactgtatatcaggcaagaatgggacagcatttctctttcaaaactacagcaattgatctcctcagtttctaaacatt from the Neoarius graeffei isolate fNeoGra1 chromosome 2, fNeoGra1.pri, whole genome shotgun sequence genome contains:
- the c2cd4a gene encoding C2 calcium-dependent domain-containing protein 4A yields the protein MTTKIFKADPMWLVEKICLSVEKTNLLLPAMEYSIKIRNMFGEKASADKAKKATLCPNIITPDTIPEFCIPPKISSPLEVKTVEQGKPTPCIMVSCSESCSSKSEIPFRELINSHIIQVESVDDGPCNKGCSDEDNTNADPQSQAALSLPHLAKAQTCYGFCTLLESPHTRRKESLFHNDPNSCGIPLLLSRSRSDICSRSSSSPVFPASTSPSSFSLNNFTSRLTRKSFGLHRQGTQDSDTTSSAESSPFSSPLLARSLPKPSLFKTLSHEKLLSYNIQKTTVSRNNSLSTDEASSTDNSPNVMRRSSEVLIEPLSSSFGLAPPAIFPLDLVLHRELVMKESLVPVGRDGTLRLSAEYCPENQRLRVRLISAEGLYSLSVEPKSINCSISLSLMPGKFQKQRSTVIRKSRNPIFNEDFFFDGITEEDLSHWSLRFKVVNKMSTMKRDYILGTCDLPLTCIVNV